A stretch of DNA from Candidatus Bathyarchaeota archaeon:
AAACTTCAACTGATACAGTAATATCCAGAATAGCAACTACAGACGCTTCAGGCAGTTTTTCTGACGTGCCACCGTTAAAAAAAGGTGGAGATTGGCTAGTTTGGGCAACTTGGAATGGAAGCGAAACATACTTTGGAACAACCAGTGAACAAGAAAGTTTTACAATACTGAAAAATTACATAGCGATATCATGTAACGTAACTTCAAAAACTGTTGAGATTGGAGAGAACATAACAATAACGGGAGTGACAATCCCAAGAGCAGCCAATTTATCGGTTAACTTGGTGTTTATCGACCAGAACACAACCACCACAAAACGTGTAATCACCGATGAAAACGGAACATATACAGCAAAATGGGAACCCACAGCTATGGGAATTTGGCAAGTTCACGCAAATTTAGCAGAAAACGATACATTAAGCCAGGCATACAGCAACGTAACCACTTTCACGGTAACAGACACGTTCCTAAACCAGTACTTCATTTACATAGTTGGTGGTGGGGGTGGTGCTGCAGCAGTTTCTGCAATAGTTTTCATTAGAAAACGCCGTGAAGACTACGACGACTAAAATTATTGTTAGAAAAGGAAAAGGGGGAACACACGCAAAAAAAGGTGAATTGTCGTGTGGGTGGGAACGCAGATTCAACCTTGAAATATGTTGCGTGTGTTCTATTCAGGTTCTGACTCTAAGCAATAAAACAATTTTGGTACAAGAATATTGATTTCAACTAAACTTTGAACAAACAAAACCTAAACGGACAAATCACAGAAGAGTTAAAAGTAGTCTCGAACAGAGTTTGACAAGAGATTGATAGGCTTTTATTAATAATGGAGCCTTGAAGGTCTACTGTGGAGGAGAAAACATGAAAGAACAGCACCTGTCAAAAAAAGACGTTGAACATGTAGCATGGCTGTCCCATATAGAGCTCTCGGAAGAAGAAAAAGAGTTGTTTACGGAACAGTTCAATGACATTCTTGAATATTTTAAAAAAATTGACGAAGTAGACACCGAAAATGTAGAACCAACCTATCATGTTTTAGACCTCAAGAACATCACTCGAAAAGACGAAATAGTTCCTTCATTGTCCACAGAAGAAGCATTAAAAATGGCTCCCAAAAAAGAGAAAAAATTCTTCAAAGCCCCCAGAATAGTATAGGAGCCAAATACATGTCAGACTTGCACAAATTAACAGCCCAACAGACCATACAAAAAATAAAAAGCAAAGAAGTATCCGCACAAGAATGTTTGGAAGCAGTCTTTGAACAAATCCACAAAGTTGAAGATAAAATTAACGCGTTTGTAACACTTGTTGAAGACCAAGCCTTAAACAGAGCCAAAGAAATTGACAAAAAAATTTCTGAAGGAAAAAAAGTCGGAAAACTAGCAGGGGTATCAATCGCAATAAAAGATGCAATATGCACACAAGGGATTTTGACAACCTGCTCGTCTAAGATGCTTGAAAATTTTGTTCCCCCCTACAATGCCGAAGTTATTAATAGAATCAAACAACAAGACGGGATAATAATTGGAAAAACAAACATGGATGAATTCGCCATGGGCTCATCCACAGAAACCAGCTATTTTGGACCAACCTTTAACCCGTGGGATAACTCACGAGTTCCCGGAGGATCATCCGGAGGAAGTGCAGCATGCATCGCCACTGACGAAGCAGTCCTGTCATTAGGAACAGATACAGGAGGTTCGATTCGTTGCCCTGCAAGTTATTGTTCGGTTGTTGGATTAAAACCAACATATGGACTAGTTAGCCGTTACGGATTAATCGCATATGCCAACAGCCTAGAACAAATAGGACCCATGGCAAAGGACGTTTACGATTGTGCACTATTTTTAAGTGTAATTGCGGGTCATGACACGAAAGATGGCACATCAGTTAATCAACCTATAAAAGATTACACCCAATTCTTAAAAAACGGCGTTAAAGGACTTAAAATCGGAGTACCCAAAGAATTTTTTGGTGAAGGAACAAAACCTGATGTGAAAAAACAGGTTTGGAATGCAATTCACAAACTGGAAGAATTAGGTGCATCATATGAAGAAACTTCACTGCCCAGCTTGGAGCAGTCCCTTGCAGCTTACTATATTGTCGCAATGTCTGAAGCCAGCTCTAATTTGGCGCGGTTTGATGGGTTACGTTACGGTTATCGCATAGACAAAGATGAAGCAGACTGGGCAACAGTTTATTCCAAAAACAGGCGAGCCGGATTTGGAGCTGAAGTAAGGCGACGAATAATCTTGGGCACTTATGCGCTTTCAGCGGGTTACTACAACAAGTATTACTTGAAAGCCCTTAAAGTTCGAACATTAATTCGTAAAAACTTTGAAGAAGCTTACAAAAAATTTGATGTTTTAATGGGTCCAACTATGCCGTTTCCTCCCTTTAAAATTGGCGAAAAAATTGAAGACCCCCTCCAACTTTACATGAGCGACGTAGACACGGTTTCAGCAAACCTAGCAGGATTGCCTGCGATTTCTGTCCCTTGTGGATTTACTAAAGGACTTCCAGTGGGATTACAGATTTTGGCGCCCCACCTTCGAGAAGACCTCACTCTACAGGTTGCTTACACCTTTGAACAAAACACAGAATTCAGCAAGCAAAAACCCAAGCTTTAATGAAAAGTTACGAAAGAACTATAGTCTGCATTTTTCATTAACTGGTAAGTGACCCGTAATGGATAAACCATATTTCCGTGAACTCTTTGAACCCCAACTTGAAAATCCAATTTTAGTAGAGG
This window harbors:
- the gatA gene encoding Asp-tRNA(Asn)/Glu-tRNA(Gln) amidotransferase subunit GatA, with translation MSDLHKLTAQQTIQKIKSKEVSAQECLEAVFEQIHKVEDKINAFVTLVEDQALNRAKEIDKKISEGKKVGKLAGVSIAIKDAICTQGILTTCSSKMLENFVPPYNAEVINRIKQQDGIIIGKTNMDEFAMGSSTETSYFGPTFNPWDNSRVPGGSSGGSAACIATDEAVLSLGTDTGGSIRCPASYCSVVGLKPTYGLVSRYGLIAYANSLEQIGPMAKDVYDCALFLSVIAGHDTKDGTSVNQPIKDYTQFLKNGVKGLKIGVPKEFFGEGTKPDVKKQVWNAIHKLEELGASYEETSLPSLEQSLAAYYIVAMSEASSNLARFDGLRYGYRIDKDEADWATVYSKNRRAGFGAEVRRRIILGTYALSAGYYNKYYLKALKVRTLIRKNFEEAYKKFDVLMGPTMPFPPFKIGEKIEDPLQLYMSDVDTVSANLAGLPAISVPCGFTKGLPVGLQILAPHLREDLTLQVAYTFEQNTEFSKQKPKL
- the gatC gene encoding Asp-tRNA(Asn)/Glu-tRNA(Gln) amidotransferase subunit GatC, producing MKEQHLSKKDVEHVAWLSHIELSEEEKELFTEQFNDILEYFKKIDEVDTENVEPTYHVLDLKNITRKDEIVPSLSTEEALKMAPKKEKKFFKAPRIV